The following are from one region of the Plasmodium gaboni strain SY75 chromosome 12, whole genome shotgun sequence genome:
- a CDS encoding NIMA related kinase 3, which yields MVCIYLFCFLLFHLFVVNSHMRILCNLLIVICEYMFPFYCYILFIFVKMLSLLLPSILSCEKKYQVYKNNGYKFETVLDLMTSDSEIHLIRSIESDEIYISKVYDIYGINESDLNKYMNELYIMNKLRNCENIVNIIDCIKENDTLSFILEFCNQGDLHSDILRKKLNNEIYTENEIFNILHQILNGLNIIHQNGIIHGDLKSTNIFIKDNKIKIGDFGISSEQSSNNNLGTLNCLSYESIKFKKTNKLSDLFQVGCILYELATLSSPFCATNINDMISLFEDKNYKSYIIKNISSIYSQKLVNIISKLLSLNTLERLEVITNYNLETTQQVNLENAHIRTCITVQ from the coding sequence ATGGtttgtatttatttgttttgttttttattattccATTTGTTTGTTGTTAATAGTCATATGAGGATATTGTGTAATTTGTTGATAGTAATTTGTGAGTATATGTTCCCTTTTTACtgttatattttgtttatatttgttaAGATGTTATCTTTATTGTTACCATCAATATTATCGTGTGAGAAGAAATACCAGgtgtataaaaataatggATATAAATTTGAGACCGTGTTAGATTTGATGACTTCAGATAGTGaaattcatttaataaGATCTATAGAAAGTGATgagatatatatatctaaggtatatgatatatatggTATAAATGAAAGTGatttgaataaatatatgaatgaattatatataatgaataagTTAAGAAATTGTGAGAatattgtaaatataatagattgtattaaagaaaatgacACTTTATCTTTTATTCTTGAATTTTGTAATCAAGGAGATTTACATTCAGATATCTTAAGaaagaaattaaataatgaaatatatacagaaaatgaaatatttaatatattacatcaaatattaaatggtttaaatataattcatCAGAATGGCATAATACATGGAGATTTAAAAAGTactaatatatttattaaagataataaaataaaaattggTGATTTTGGTATATCATCAGAACAAAgttcaaataataatttagGAACCTTAAATTGTTTAAGTTATGAATCTATTAAATTTAAgaaaacaaataaattaagTGATTTATTTCAAGTAGGatgtattttatatgaacTTGCTACTTTGTCATCACCCTTTTGTGCTACAAATATCAATGATATGATATCTCTTTTTGAGgataaaaattataaaagctatattatcaaaaatatatcttctATATATTCACAAAAATTAgtaaatattatttctaaACTATTGTCTTTAAATACATTAGAAAGGTTGGAAGTAATTACTAATTATAACTTAGAAACGACACAACAGGTGAATTTAGAAAATGCACATATCAGAACATGTATCACGGTTCAATAa
- a CDS encoding putative membrane protein (conserved Plasmodium membrane protein, unknown function): MDVIENDLFYRDSKRNAVLFFIFSLFCNFIKIILFVFNIWIFCFSTLVTILFMFFGYFGVISDKPLNIHVSIYIGTIYVDIILNMLITVFSFYKVYLISVNKITFFENNIVNRYFFYCLTSVNIFFCFISTVLNIFCIYYTERFKTFLRLSSKDDKKDKISFNLNNLKYIHGNNMNEYIHEKKKKKKKKGDNVMEGNLEMNSIEEQNNYMSNKTKCNSRNFIYDFDLRNQENNEKVNNLNKGDKNIV; this comes from the coding sequence ATGGATGTTATTGAGAATGATCTTTTTTATAGGGATTCAAAAAGGAATGCagtattattttttatattttctttattttgtaattttataaaaataatattatttgtatttaatatatggatattttgtttttctaCATTAGTAactatattatttatgttttttgGATATTTTGGAGTAATTTCTGATAAGCCTTTGAATATTCATgtttctatatatataggtACAATATATGTggatataatattaaatatgttAATTACAGTTTTCAGTTTTTATAAAGTATATTTGATATCAGTGAATAAAATTActttttttgaaaataatatagtgaatcgttattttttttattgtttaaCATcagtaaatatatttttctgTTTCATTTCGACagtattaaatattttttgtatatattacaCAGAACGTTTTAAGACATTTTTAAGATTATCTTCAAAGGATGAcaaaaaagataaaatatcttttaatttgAATAACTTGAAATATATCCACGGcaataatatgaatgaatatatacatgaaaagaaaaagaaaaaaaagaaaaaaggaGATAATGTAATGGAAGGAAATTTAGAAATGAATAGTATAGAAGAGCagaataattatatgagTAATAAAACCAAATGTAACAGTAGgaattttatatatgattttgACCTTAGGAATcaagaaaataatgaaaaggttaataatttaaataaaggagataaaaatatagtatga
- a CDS encoding putative cytochrome c oxidase assembly protein COX19, giving the protein MDIKRQLVKKPDRGSFLLDHNNECTSIKEKYLKCLKENNNDHICCRDHSKEYFICRMDNNLLERQSLNDLGFIENDEKNESRIKNFKDVYSYNVYNENMEGISRNTHDNIKSNNLLLNENNMLSKLNKHDHIKFVDINDKNDSNDFILLDIINKENANKKINTCNLKNSEINEEKKIAIRRKEAEGYLAGKEYIKTLLEKKKKKTFSFLNEIFKSNNA; this is encoded by the coding sequence ATGGATATAAAAAGGCAGCTTGTTAAGAAGCCTGATAGGGGGAGTTTCCTACTTGatcataataatgaatGTACGTCAATAAAAGAGAAATATTTGAAATGTTTaaaggaaaataataatgatcaTATTTGTTGTCGTGACCATTCAAAAGAATATTTCATATGTCGAATggataataatttattgGAAAGGCAAAGCTTAAATGATCTAGGTTTTATtgaaaatgatgaaaaaaatgagagccgaataaaaaattttaaagaTGTTTATAGTTACAATgtatataatgaaaatatggAAGGTATATCAAGAAATACAcatgataatattaaaagtaataatttattgttgaatgagaataatatgttatcaaaattaaataagcatgatcatataaaatttgtggatataaatgataaaaatgatagcaatgattttattcttttagatattattaataaggaaaatgcaaataaaaagataaacACCTGcaatttaaaaaattcaGAAATTAAtgaggaaaaaaaaatagcTATAAGAAGAAAAGAGGCTGAGGGATATTTAGCCGgaaaggaatatataaagacCTTGTTggaaaaaaagaaaaagaagacattttcttttttaaatgaaatatttaaaagtaATAATGCTTGA